A genomic segment from Egibacteraceae bacterium encodes:
- a CDS encoding SpoIIE family protein phosphatase, which produces MPLSRIERLQELTAELSRAPTVAAVTDVVVTTITEELGAGSALVALLEGDDTATFEIVRAVGYLPTTLEQWTSFSMDAPLPAGDALRRGAMVVFESLADRDQQYPALRGVPSAHEAWAIVPLIVDGEPVGIVSFGFASPRRLVAADRSFVQAVVDQCAQAVHRARLYDEQRTVARQRGFLNRAGEAFAEASSYRDVQQLVVELATPELGDGAALFLGVPGGLSSAASRHTDPGAGAVLSGLDGGRAFTADPLLHEVFRTGTPRTLRTDEALPDPAGAAGPADRAAGDLLVLPLQSRVSTLGVLVLVQRGAGTSAASDWSLAESYCSLAGLHCDNARLLEEQTRIAQYLQASLLPPMLPHIPGLEVATAYVAGGTGADVGGDFYDLFDAGEGRWVAVTGDVRGRGVDAAATTGLARHTVRAAAVPRADPSAVVRRLNEVLLAHEPLGLEPRFCAVCLMACSLTSAGATITVCCAGHPLPWLVRADGVAREVGVPGTVAGVVADPDLADETIVLGAGDTLVAFTDGISERRCEGVFFEDLLATVLSGTADLDVRAVAARVRDQATAFGAEEPDDDMAVLVLRVAGRAPPAGRPATIGERLDETGSAAGTVLPRAVRSSMPVEGRP; this is translated from the coding sequence GTGCCGCTCTCGCGCATCGAGCGCCTGCAGGAGCTGACCGCGGAGCTGTCCCGCGCGCCCACCGTCGCGGCCGTGACCGATGTGGTGGTCACGACCATCACCGAGGAGCTCGGTGCGGGGTCTGCGCTGGTCGCGCTGCTGGAGGGTGACGACACGGCCACATTCGAGATCGTGCGGGCCGTCGGATATCTGCCCACGACCCTGGAGCAGTGGACGTCGTTCTCGATGGATGCCCCCCTGCCTGCCGGTGATGCCCTGCGGCGGGGCGCCATGGTGGTCTTCGAGTCCCTGGCCGACCGAGACCAGCAGTACCCGGCGTTGCGGGGGGTGCCCTCCGCCCACGAGGCGTGGGCGATCGTCCCCCTGATCGTCGACGGTGAGCCGGTGGGCATCGTGTCGTTCGGGTTCGCCAGCCCCCGGCGTCTGGTGGCCGCGGACCGCTCGTTCGTCCAAGCGGTGGTCGACCAGTGCGCGCAGGCTGTGCACCGGGCGCGGCTGTACGACGAGCAGCGCACGGTCGCCCGCCAGCGGGGCTTCCTCAACCGGGCAGGTGAGGCGTTCGCGGAGGCGAGCTCCTACCGGGACGTCCAGCAGCTGGTGGTGGAGCTCGCCACCCCGGAGCTGGGTGACGGGGCCGCCCTCTTCCTCGGTGTGCCCGGCGGGCTCAGCTCGGCGGCCTCCCGACACACCGACCCCGGTGCCGGTGCGGTGCTGAGCGGGCTCGACGGCGGGCGGGCGTTCACGGCCGATCCGCTGCTGCACGAGGTGTTCCGCACGGGGACCCCCCGAACGCTGCGGACGGATGAGGCGCTGCCGGACCCAGCGGGTGCCGCCGGCCCTGCGGACAGGGCGGCGGGCGACCTGCTGGTGCTGCCGCTGCAGTCGCGCGTGTCCACGCTCGGCGTCCTGGTGCTGGTGCAGCGCGGGGCCGGCACCTCGGCCGCGTCTGACTGGTCGCTGGCCGAGAGCTACTGCTCGTTGGCGGGGTTGCACTGCGACAACGCCCGGTTGCTGGAGGAGCAGACGCGGATCGCCCAGTACCTGCAGGCAAGCCTCCTGCCCCCGATGCTGCCCCACATCCCGGGCCTGGAGGTCGCGACCGCCTACGTCGCGGGCGGGACGGGCGCGGACGTCGGCGGTGACTTCTACGACCTCTTCGACGCGGGGGAGGGACGGTGGGTCGCCGTCACCGGCGACGTGCGGGGCAGGGGCGTGGATGCCGCCGCGACGACGGGCCTGGCGCGCCACACGGTTCGGGCCGCCGCCGTGCCGCGGGCCGACCCGAGCGCGGTCGTCAGGCGCCTGAACGAGGTGCTGCTCGCACACGAGCCCCTGGGTCTGGAGCCGCGGTTCTGCGCCGTGTGCCTCATGGCCTGCTCGCTCACCAGCGCCGGAGCGACCATCACGGTGTGCTGCGCCGGGCATCCGCTCCCGTGGCTGGTGCGGGCGGACGGTGTCGCCAGGGAGGTCGGCGTGCCGGGGACGGTCGCCGGCGTGGTCGCCGACCCCGATCTGGCGGACGAGACGATCGTGCTCGGTGCGGGGGACACGCTGGTGGCCTTCACCGACGGGATCAGCGAGCGGCGTTGTGAGGGCGTGTTCTTCGAGGACCTGCTGGCCACGGTGCTGTCGGGCACCGCCGACCTCGACGTGCGGGCCGTCGCCGCTCGGGTCCGTGACCAGGCCACCGCGTTCGGCGCCGAGGAACCCGACGACGACATGGCCGTGCTCGTGCTCCGCGTCGCGGGACGGGCGCCGCCCGCTGGCCGGCCCGCGACGATCGGCGAGCGCCTGGACGAGACCGGCTCCGCGGCAGGGACCGTGCTGCCACGCGCCGTCAGGAGCAGCATGCCGGTCGAGGGCAGGCCGTAG